The following are encoded in a window of Candidatus Eisenbacteria bacterium genomic DNA:
- a CDS encoding response regulator, translating to MTQNPTSDVGRILVIEDEPRLRQILKIQLENAKDVRYEVRTAEDGLKGLEEVRRDPPDLILLDVMMPGMDGYDVCKRLKSDPLTSRIPIILLTAKSNYEDRLQGLESYADDYITKPWEQPELLLRVRNQLKTRRAQLQSNALTGLPGNVLIETELTRRIQAKEKFAFLHIDLDYFKSFNDYYGYARGDFLIRFTASLLHEMLAVHGGDRDFVGHIGGDDFVVITTPERSSAVAESIRGEFDRRISDQYDPEDRERGYITVLSSRQG from the coding sequence GTGACGCAGAACCCCACGTCGGACGTCGGACGCATCCTCGTCATCGAGGACGAGCCGCGCCTCCGGCAGATCCTCAAGATCCAGCTCGAGAACGCCAAGGACGTGCGTTACGAAGTGCGCACGGCCGAGGACGGGCTCAAGGGGCTGGAAGAGGTCCGCCGGGATCCGCCGGATCTCATCCTGCTCGACGTGATGATGCCGGGAATGGACGGCTACGACGTCTGCAAGCGGCTCAAGTCGGATCCGCTGACGAGCCGCATCCCGATCATCCTCCTCACCGCGAAGTCGAACTACGAGGACCGCCTCCAGGGGCTCGAGTCCTATGCCGACGACTACATCACGAAGCCATGGGAGCAGCCCGAGCTCCTCCTGCGCGTGCGGAACCAGCTCAAGACGCGGCGCGCCCAGCTCCAGTCGAACGCCCTCACCGGCCTTCCCGGCAACGTGCTCATCGAGACCGAGCTCACCCGGCGCATCCAGGCCAAGGAGAAGTTCGCGTTCCTCCACATCGATCTCGACTACTTCAAGTCGTTCAACGACTACTACGGCTACGCGCGCGGCGACTTCCTGATCCGCTTCACGGCCTCGCTCCTCCACGAGATGCTCGCGGTCCACGGCGGCGATCGCGACTTCGTCGGGCACATCGGGGGAGACGACTTCGTCGTCATCACGACCCCGGAGCGGTCCTCCGCCGTGGCCGAATCGATCCGTGGCGAGTTCGACCGACGTATCTCCGATCAGTACGATCCCGAGGATCGCGAGCGCGGCTACATCACCGTGCTCTCGAGCCGCCAGGGC